The DNA segment TTAGCGCCTTAAGATTGGTTTTTTATTTTGTTTTTACTTAGAAAAAGCAGGTTTATAGCAGGTCTATGATTAAAGGCTAAAATTAAGAAATTTTAATTTGGGTGTGATTGTTTTTATTGTTTTTTACCTAGACATTTGCTTCATCAAGGTTTAGACTATATGCTTGTTGAGAATGGAAGGGTGTTTATCGAGGGATAAATTTAATAATTGTGTGTGCGGACGTCAGCATCATGTTAATTACGACATGGATACGTCAAGGCTTGTCGAATAGTGAGGAATTACATCACTATTTGTAAGTAACAATCAATTATATACCAAATGATTAAAAAAATAAATAAAAATAATTTTCGACAGAAGGAATTTACTTTTGAGTGTCGAATCCTTATCCTGGAAGAAGGATTAAGGAAACTCATAACATAAGGAGGAAGTCGTCAGTGCAAAAAATTGAAGTGTTGTTGGCGGATGATAATCGGGAATTCACGAATTTGCTTGCAGAGTACATTTCTGAGCAGGATGATATGGTTGTTTCAGGTATCGCCTATAACGGCGAGGAAGTTTTGGAGATGATTGAACATGCTTCTAAAGTTCCGGATGTGCTGATCCTGGATATCATTATGCCGCACTTGGATGGATTGGGTGTGCTGGAACGTTTACGCGATATAAATGTATCTCCACAGCCAAAGATCATAATGCTGACTGCCTTTGGACAAGAGAATATTACACAACGTGCAGTCCAGCTTGGAGCATCCTATTATATTCTCAAACCATTCGATATGGAGGTTCTTGCCAATCGAATTCGCCAGCTGGTTGGAATTCAAAGTTTATCCTCCAGCAGTTCATCGTCTTCATCCTTTACGAAGTCAAATGTAGTGCCGCTTGGTAAAGGCAAAAATCTCGATGCAAACATTACTTCGATCATCCATGAAATC comes from the Paenibacillus lentus genome and includes:
- the spo0A gene encoding sporulation transcription factor Spo0A, whose protein sequence is MQKIEVLLADDNREFTNLLAEYISEQDDMVVSGIAYNGEEVLEMIEHASKVPDVLILDIIMPHLDGLGVLERLRDINVSPQPKIIMLTAFGQENITQRAVQLGASYYILKPFDMEVLANRIRQLVGIQSLSSSSSSSSSFTKSNVVPLGKGKNLDANITSIIHEIGVPAHIKGYQYLREAITMVYNNIEILGAITKTLYPAIAEKFKTTPSRVERAIRHAIEVAWTRGNIDSISHLFGYTINISKSKPTNSEFIAMVADKLRIEHKVS